In Gimesia panareensis, the genomic window TTTCCAGCGGAAGTTGGAGTCGTGCAGGGGTGCGTTGACGTAGACCGGGCGAGGGGACAGGGCGCCGAGCAGTTCGGGGAAATCGAAGGGAATCTGGTCCAGTTTGCCGCGGTAGTCTGACATGCGGGGCATGTAGCGGATCTGGCACCAGCCTTTGCCGAAATACCAGACGCGTTCGGCACCGTCATAATAGTCGGGATAGGAATCGAAGCCGCAACTGCTGACGATGGCGGTCACGCGGGGATCGAAGACGGCGGTGTAAATCGCATTGTGGCCGCCCAGGGAATGGCCGATATCGCCGACGCCCCGGCTCATGTCGACATAGTCCAGGGAAGCGAGCAGGTCGATGGCCCGGGAGTTGTCCCAGATCGCTTTCATGGTGCCGCTGACGAAGCCGAGTTTGCCCAGGTTGGGCCAGTAATTCGCCAGGTGCGGGTAGGCGGGGGAAATCGTGACATAGCCGCGTTCGGCGAGCTCGGCGCCATAATTTCGTCCGGCACGGCCACCCAGTCCGAGGGCGACTTTATGGCCGACTTTGTTGTCGGTGGGATGCAGACAAAGCACTGCGGGGACCTTGTGGTCTTTGCTCGCGGCATGCGGAATACAGAGGTAGGCAGGCGTGCGGGAATCAGGGCCGGACTGGTAGGTGATCAGCTGCCGCGTGTATTTTTCGAGTTTGACCTCTTCGATGACTTCGACATTCAGGGGGACGCGCTGATCGTCACCGGGGAATGGACCCATGACCGTTTCCATGCCGCGAATGATTTCCTGTCGCCGTTTTTGCCAGTCAGCGGGCGTCTGCACTTTCTGCACTTTGCCTGCTGCATCATGATAGAGGCGCAGGTCATAGGGATTGAGCCGCTGTGACGATTCCTGTGCCAGGAGTGAGGCAGACAGTAAGGCAGGAAAAACCAGTGTGACGATGATCATTTTCTTGAGAACCGAGATCATGGGTAGCTCCTTGGCAGGGCGGGTCGACTTAGACGGCAGGGGAGGTAACAGGAACGGTCTATTTTCGAGTCGCTACATTCGTGTCACGTTCAAAAGTAACGACTGTGAGAGGATGATTCAAGCGGGTTGGCCGTTACCGGGAAAACAGAAACGGCACGATACATACCGGATGTATCGTGCCGTCCTGAATGGGATCAGAAACTGAGTCACGTTCCTGATGTGATTATTTCTTGTGTGCCTTGTGACAGGCCGCACAGGACCCGGTCATTTTCTTGAAGGCGGCACTGGCTGCTTTCAAATCTTTCTGCTGGCACGCCTTGAGGACGGCAGCACTTTCCGCCTGGAGGGTCTTTGCGGCCCCAGCCCATTTACCATCTGGACAACGTCCGTCTGACATGAGCAGAAAGCCCATTTCGTTCAGGCAGGCGGCATGGCAGGCAGCGGTGTCCCAGGCCTTCTCATCAGCGGGGCCATCCCCTTTGAGCAGTTTCCCCAGGCCGGCACAGTTGGGCTGCGTGATGCCCCGCATCAGATACTTTGTTTCCGCGGGCCGGGTCTTGCCCTGCTTGACCTGTGCAGATGCATGCGTGCCCAGGCAGACAATTCCCAACGCCGATAAAACAATCCCCGTCACAATCATGAAATTTCTTGTCATGTCTTCTTCTCTCCTGAAATAAAACGTTCAAAGGAAAAAGCGAAATGGTACTCGCGACCATGAAGCCATTGGTGATTTCACATCTGCGTTCCACTGTTGTCTCAGATTGACAGCTCTAATTTGCACACTATTAAGATATAAGGATATACTTATATTATTTGATGACTATTTTTCTCTGTTGTCAAGGACTCAAACGAAAACGGGGTGTATTTTCATGAGACCCTCATGAAGTGCTGCGCTCTCTGTCTGACTGTTCGTACAATTAGAAGAACAGGAGAGTACAGACCATCGATTTGAGGTCTCAGGCCGTTGAACCGCGTGAAACAGACGAAACCTGCTGTGCGCAACACCATGAAACGGTTAGTATTCAAATCAATGAACCTGAAAGAACCGCCTGCCAGGGCTCAGGTCTGACTTGATTCCTCAGTTCGTGAACAGAGACAACTGCCATGTTGAAGCACATCATCGAAAAGCGTCTGCCCCTGTTTGTAGAATTCTTCAGTGCCTTTGTGCGCTATTCCTCTTATGTGCGGGAGGTCTTCGTGGCGCTGCTGCTGATCCTGCTAGTGGGAGCGGTGTTGCTCTGGCGGCTGGAAAGCCTCAGCTTTGGAGACGCTGTCTATTTCACCATGATCACCGGGTTGACAATTGGTTATGGTGATATCACGCCGGAAACGCCGCTGGGGAAACTGGTCAGCGTCGCCATCGGACTGGTGGGGATGGTTTTCGTGGGCCTGATTATTGCCATCGCGACCCGGGCGCTGAACGATACGGCGAAACGCCATTTTGATCTGGAACAGGATATCTAGAAGTGGTTTCATAACTTATTAAGTAAGGTGAACACGCACGCGAGTTGTGCGAATCCTAAAAACAAATGACTGTATCGTTCATATCGTATTACCAGACGACGAAAGTTGAACAGCCAGCTGATGGTGCGTTCGACTTTCCAGCGGCGTCGATATCGCCGCAGAGCACGCCCGTCTTGCGTCGCTGGTTTCACACGGTTCTTGCGATGCGGACAGATCAGCTCTATCTGCCGTTCCGCCAGCTCTGTGCGCAGGGGATCGCTGTCGGCCGCACGATCATAAATCAGGCGATCGGGGTCGCGTGGCAAAACTCGCTGGTCCAGCAGGGATTCAATCAGCTTCACCTCTGCCGGAGAGGCACTGGCACGATCCAAAGCGAGAGGGAGCCCGTTTCCGTCGACCAGCAGCATAAGCTTGGTTCCCTTTCCCCGTTTTGTCTTTCCGACATCGGCGCCCCTTTTTTTGCGGGGCAGAATGTGCCATCCCCGAATGCTTCCGACCAGACAACCAGCTTCCGGCGGTCTAAGTGTTCGAGCAATCGCTGCCACGCTTCCAGGAAGACACCGTCTTCGGTCCATTCCTTGAAACGCCGCCAGCAGGTGCTGGGAGATGGTAAAAATGTTGGTAAATCTTTCCATCGGGCACCGGTCCTTAATACCCAAAGGATTCCTTCGAGGCACTCGCGGGCAGCCACTCTGGGCCGCCCTCCGGCTGCGTTTACCGGTGGTTCTGGAAACAGATCTTTGATCAGAAGCCATTGCTCGTCCGAGAGTTGTGGTTTTGGTTCCGTCCTGGACCCGGTAATGTTGCGACCTGTGGCAGGTCGTGACACGCGGGTCATGGTCATAATGAGACCTCCTTTCGAGGGAGGTACTCGTACAAATACTATACCAAACTGTTCACGTAGTTTTGGGTTTTGAAACTACCTCTAGTCTTGCAGCCTACTTGAGGTAGTCTTTCAGTTTGAAATGGACGAAGGGGCGTTTGTAGGCTTCGTCCTGCTTCTCGGCGTAGGAGACCCAGAATTCCAGTGCGGTGGCGTCGTAGATGACATCCAGTATATTCCCCCCCTTGATGGGAATCTGGCAGGCGATATCCCGCATTTCATGCGCGCCGATCTTGCCGTACACTTTCTGCAGCGGCTGAAACGCGCCGCGACCTTCGTCCTGATAGACGAGGTCTTTCATCACAGCCGGGGCGAGTTCATCGCTGGGATCGTTGTCTTTCCAGATCACGAGATCGGGGGCGTGGGCCAGCATCTTAACGGCACGCCCGCTGGTTCCGTCGCCGACCACGTAGTGATATTTTTTGATCCGCTTCGCCTGCTGGAACTGGTCAATGGCCTGATCGAGGTTCTGCGCATCGTACATGACCTCGCGAAACAGCGTCGTGAAATGGACGCCGTTCATGTCGAAGGGATAGTCCTTGCCGGGGGAATCGCCCATTTCCGAGAGCACGATGCCTTTTGCATTCATACCGGTATTGGCACCGATGAAGCCGGCGAAGGTGATATTCACATGGGGCGTGCCCTGTTTGGGAATGTAAACCGTGATGCAGGGATAATCCTGCACGCCCAGATTCATGGTCCAGTCGAGATTGCGCGTCTGATAGAGATGGCCGTCCTTCGTTGCAGATCCCCAGGCGGCGATACTGCTGCAGGAATAATCCATGACGACGGGCAGGGCATGCGCCCGCTGCAGCGTTTTTAAATCGATCCCCGATCCTTCCGCGAAGCCGCGGAGTTCCTCTTTAAACCGGGGGTCGGTATGCGGTGCGATGGCATTCCAGGCAGCATCCAGACTGGCATCCGAGGCGCGTTCGGGTCCTGCCGCCTGCACTTTCTTCATCAGGGAGAGGATCATTTCCGTCGCTTCTGTGCGGATCAGTTTTCCCTGTTGCTTCCCCATTTCATAAGGGGTGCCTTTGACGACCACTACCGGGATGCGATCGGAGCCGGTGCCGATAGAGGTCAGATAGCCTTCTGCCGACAGGGTCTCAGTGAAACAGAAACAGGCGAATGCCAGAACGATGGTCACCAGTAAGCAGCGGCGCATGGTGGTTTTCCCCGTTTGAAAGCGAGTTAAAAGAATGAAGTTCAGAAATGGGTGAATCGGAGAGGTCCCCGCTTCGATCTGTTATTTTAATCAATCTGGTGGGCAATACCATCACTGATTGCTCGTTTTACGCTGATTGCAATATTCTTCTGTCGGATCGAAGTCAGCTGTTTGCGCTGATGTCTGCGCGTCCAATCCATTCATAAAGCACGGGAAGTAGTACCAGTGTCAGGAACGTCGATGAAATCAGGCCTCCCACAATCACTATGGCCATCGGGTGCTCGATTTCGTGTCCCGGCAGATTCCCAAACAGGATTAAGGGTAACAGGGCCAGTGCGGTGCTGGACGCGGTCATCAGAATCGGGATGAGACGTTCGGAGGCTCCTTTTAAAATCAGTTCCCGGTTCAGGCGCAGGCCCTCGGTCCGCTGCAGATGCTGATAATGACTGATCAGCAGAATTCCATTCCGGACGGAGATGCCAAACACCGTGACAAAGCCGACCAGCGATCCGAGAGAGACATCACCTCCCGCCAGCAGCACGCCGGCAATGCCTCCGACACAGGCCAGGGGAACGCTGAGCATGACCATCGTCGCCAGACGAATCGATTTCAGATCCAGATACAACAGGATAAAGATGCCGACCAGAGCCACGCTGCTCATCAGCAGCAGTTGCTGCCG contains:
- a CDS encoding cytochrome c; this encodes MTRNFMIVTGIVLSALGIVCLGTHASAQVKQGKTRPAETKYLMRGITQPNCAGLGKLLKGDGPADEKAWDTAACHAACLNEMGFLLMSDGRCPDGKWAGAAKTLQAESAAVLKACQQKDLKAASAAFKKMTGSCAACHKAHKK
- a CDS encoding potassium channel family protein; amino-acid sequence: MLKHIIEKRLPLFVEFFSAFVRYSSYVREVFVALLLILLVGAVLLWRLESLSFGDAVYFTMITGLTIGYGDITPETPLGKLVSVAIGLVGMVFVGLIIAIATRALNDTAKRHFDLEQDI
- a CDS encoding alpha/beta hydrolase; this translates as MISVLKKMIIVTLVFPALLSASLLAQESSQRLNPYDLRLYHDAAGKVQKVQTPADWQKRRQEIIRGMETVMGPFPGDDQRVPLNVEVIEEVKLEKYTRQLITYQSGPDSRTPAYLCIPHAASKDHKVPAVLCLHPTDNKVGHKVALGLGGRAGRNYGAELAERGYVTISPAYPHLANYWPNLGKLGFVSGTMKAIWDNSRAIDLLASLDYVDMSRGVGDIGHSLGGHNAIYTAVFDPRVTAIVSSCGFDSYPDYYDGAERVWYFGKGWCQIRYMPRMSDYRGKLDQIPFDFPELLGALSPRPVYVNAPLHDSNFRWKSVDKCAASAAPIYDLLGAKGKLVIDHPDCDHNFPEAQRQKAYQLFDTVLKK
- a CDS encoding C45 family autoproteolytic acyltransferase/hydolase — encoded protein: MRRCLLVTIVLAFACFCFTETLSAEGYLTSIGTGSDRIPVVVVKGTPYEMGKQQGKLIRTEATEMILSLMKKVQAAGPERASDASLDAAWNAIAPHTDPRFKEELRGFAEGSGIDLKTLQRAHALPVVMDYSCSSIAAWGSATKDGHLYQTRNLDWTMNLGVQDYPCITVYIPKQGTPHVNITFAGFIGANTGMNAKGIVLSEMGDSPGKDYPFDMNGVHFTTLFREVMYDAQNLDQAIDQFQQAKRIKKYHYVVGDGTSGRAVKMLAHAPDLVIWKDNDPSDELAPAVMKDLVYQDEGRGAFQPLQKVYGKIGAHEMRDIACQIPIKGGNILDVIYDATALEFWVSYAEKQDEAYKRPFVHFKLKDYLK
- a CDS encoding IS5 family transposase (programmed frameshift) gives rise to the protein MTRVSRPATGRNITGSRTEPKPQLSDEQWLLIKDLFPEPPVNAAGGRPRVAARECLEGILWVLRTGARWKDLPTFLPSPSTCWRRFKEWTEDGVFLEAWQRLLEHLDRRKLVVWSEAFGDGTFCPAKKGAPDVGKTKRGKGTKLMLLVDGNGLPLALDRASASPAEVKLIESLLDQRVLPRDPDRLIYDRAADSDPLRTELAERQIELICPHRKNRVKPATQDGRALRRYRRRWKVERTISWLFNFRRLVIRYERYSHLFLGFAQLACVFTLLNKL